From the genome of Sphingobacterium sp. UGAL515B_05:
GATCCCGGTGAAGATAGAGACCAAAAAGATCAATATCCCGAAATTGTCAAACAACTCCAACAGGTAGCAGATAAATATTGTCGCACGTTGGGTGATGGATTAAATAACATGGAAGGGACTGAAATACGCCCGGCAGCACAGTTATAGTGCAAAAAAAGGGATCCAACACGACAAATTTGGATCCCTTTTTTCTTAAAATGATCTGCTAAACAGCAGTATAACCACCATCAACTAGGTAATACCCTCCGGTCATAAAAGACGATTTATCCGAACTTAAAAAAAGAACCAGCTCAGCGACTTCCTCTGCCTTTCCCAAACGTCCAATAGGATGTTTACTGATTAACGCATTGATATGCTCTTTATCCAACTTAGCCAATAACGGTGTATCAATATAACCAGGTCCAACAGCATTACAACGAATATTTTTTTGACCATATTCTGCGCCGATGTTTTTTGTCAGTCCCACTACAGCATGTTTGGCTGAAGTATAAGCACTTGACATAGGCGCAGCCACGGTACCATGAATAGAAGCCATATTGACAATAACACCACCTCCATTCCGCTCCATGGCCTCTATCTGATATTTACATCCATAAAATACGCCATTGAAATTAATATCAATTACTTTTTTCCATCCATCGAGACTGTAATCTCCCGTTAGTGCAGCCTCTCCACCAATACCAGCATTATTGCATGCAATATCAAGCCGGCCAAATGTCTTGACAGCGTAACCAACCAAGGCTTCATTGTCAGCGGGAGATGAGCTATCTGCTTTGAAAAACACAGCTTCTCCTCCT
Proteins encoded in this window:
- a CDS encoding SDR family NAD(P)-dependent oxidoreductase, with the protein product MKILADKVALVTGAGSGIGLAVALAYGKEGAKVVVSDINEQAGNETVKQIESLGGEAVFFKADSSSPADNEALVGYAVKTFGRLDIACNNAGIGGEAALTGDYSLDGWKKVIDINFNGVFYGCKYQIEAMERNGGGVIVNMASIHGTVAAPMSSAYTSAKHAVVGLTKNIGAEYGQKNIRCNAVGPGYIDTPLLAKLDKEHINALISKHPIGRLGKAEEVAELVLFLSSDKSSFMTGGYYLVDGGYTAV